A genome region from Brassica oleracea var. oleracea cultivar TO1000 chromosome C2, BOL, whole genome shotgun sequence includes the following:
- the LOC106322989 gene encoding phenolic glucoside malonyltransferase 2-like: MTLHVIELARVTPAADSDFDSVLNSANSLAIPLTFFDLPWLVFPPVKRVFFYGLTESTHEHFNSFILPKLKLSLSLVLRRSYLPLTGRIVWDPNQPKPNIIVSQNDTVSVTIAESDADFSLLSGYGQRPVTELHSLLPELPVSDDSATAFSLQITFFPNNGFSIGVAAHHAVLDGKTSSMFVRAWAHLCKQHIEENRVVSSLPETPTPSLDRSLIKDPTGLDEQMIEIVTSLKHNKTGGRISLRPIPAQEPTHDVVLTTLVLSRVDVERLRERVKSDSRTRDKNLHLSTFVIAYAYVWTCLVKARGGSGERRVCFLFSGDFRERLDPPLPATYFGNCVFPAGSYNRKAADFEGEEGFVTAVEILSELVKGLSSRKIETIAEEFKIGFDSIGVASQFGTVAGSTRLGVYDSDFGWGRPVKVDVVSIDGERISMAERRDEPGGVEIGICMKKSDIDVVLTLFNNGLQN; encoded by the coding sequence ATGACACTACACGTCATCGAGCTTGCCCGAGTCACCCCTGCCGCCGACTCCGACTTCGACTCGGTTCTAAACTCCGCCAACTCGCTCGCAATCCCGTTGACTTTCTTTGATCTACCATGGCTAGTATTCCCCCCAGTGAAGCGAGTCTTCTTCTACGGGCTCACCGAGTCGACTCATGAGCATTTCAACTCATTCATCCTCCCTAAGCTCAAGCTCTCCCTCTCCCTCGTCCTCCGCCGCAGCTATCTCCCTCTCACTGGCCGCATCGTCTGGGACCCAAACCAGCCCAAACCGAACATCATCGTCTCCCAAAACGACACAGTTTCAGTGACCATCGCGGAGAGTGACGCTGATTTCTCACTTCTCTCCGGCTATGGACAGCGTCCAGTTACCGAGTTACACAGCTTACTCCCCGAGTTACCAGTTTCCGATGACTCAGCGACCGCATTCTCTCTTCAAATCACGTTTTTCCCCAACAACGGATTCTCCATCGGCGTTGCCGCACACCACGCCGTTTTAGACGGAAAAACGTCAAGCATGTTCGTCAGAGCTTGGGCTCACTTATGCAAACAACATATTGAAGAAAACAGAGTCGTATCCTCTCTGCCGGAGACTCCAACTCCATCTCTTGATCGGTCTTTGATCAAAGACCCGACCGGACTCGATGAACAGATGATCGAGATCGTGACGTCTCTGAAACACAACAAAACCGGCGGGAGAATAAGTCTGCGTCCGATTCCCGCCCAGGAGCCCACACACGACGTCGTACTGACCACGCTCGTGCTGTCTCGCGTTGACGTCGAGAGGCTCAGGGAGCGAGTCAAGAGCGACTCACGGACTCGAGATAAGAACCTCCACCTGTCGACTTTCGTCATCGCCTATGCTTACGTGTGGACATGCCTTGTGAAGGCGCGTGGAGGAAGCGGGGAGAGACGCGTGTGTTTCCTCTTCTCTGGAGATTTCAGAGAGCGTCTGGATCCGCCGCTTCCGGCGACTTACTTCGGTAATTGCGTGTTTCCGGCGGGTAGCTACAACAGGAAGGCGGCGGATTTCGAGGGAGAGGAAGGGTTCGTAACGGCGGTTGAGATTCTCAGCGAGTTGGTGAAAGGTTTGAGTTCAAGAAAGATTGAGACTATCGCGGAAGAATTCAAGATTGGATTCGATTCTATAGGTGTTGCCTCACAGTTCGGGACGGTAGCCGGGTCGACCCGGTTGGGTGTATATGATTCAGATTTTGGGTGGGGAAGACCCGTTAAGGTTGATGTTGTCTCCATCGATGGGGAGAGGATCTCAATGGCAGAGAGACGTGATGAACCAGGTGGCGTAGAGATTGGAATATGCATGAAGAAGAGTGATATAGACGTCGTCCTTACTCTGTTCAACAATGGTTTACAAAACTAA
- the LOC106323650 gene encoding uncharacterized protein LOC106323650 produces the protein MSDLILEMPRKWKLYNRVRGVALSKERFQFIFKFEHDLLDVLSRVHTFDNWSIVLDRWTEKPPDDFLQHLLVWVQMRNIPVNHYTPGTISALGEFAGEVVDVPYDPEKAQRLTHEQALCPWSAKGIGSALLESASSAERLDPVSGKPKIAKEVLKGMRQYLLAAEGQEKLAREDRVRKSLEDLVNDPLGQKVYLRLEQPPVVSSNLDKGKGTVFDFSAQTQRPSEQEKLMANAISAGSKTLQSGKVISLPQTLKKPAGSTQSEYLLESSTSYSVGIYDTSTFGTIPKKPRQRRRPGTYTRKASGKKIVQALTEGTKVVGEGVISEGKRKTHDDVEPSQSSARFKKPLVVPDEGPSSI, from the exons ATGTCTGATCTTATCCTTGAGATGCCCAGGAAATGGAAGCTTTACAACAGAGTGAGGGGAGTAGCTCTGTCTAAGGAAAGATTCCAGTTTATTTTCAAGTTCGAGCATGACCTCCTCGATGTTCTGAGCAGAGTTCACACCTTCGATAACTGGTCGATTGTGTTGGATAGATGGACTGAGAAGCCACCAGATGATTTCTTACAACACCTGCTGGTGTGGGTTCAGATGAGAAACATTCCAGTAAACCACTATACTCCTGGAACAATATCGGCGCTGGGAGAATTCGCTGGTGAGGTAGTTGACGTACCGTATGATCCTGAGAAGGCGCAG CGACTGACTCATGAGCAAGCTTTGTGCCCTTGGTCTGCAAAAGGAATAGGATCGGCTTTGTTGGAGTCTGCTTCGTCAGCAGAAA GGTTGGATCCAGTCTCAGGTAAGCCTAAGATTGCAAAGGAGGTCTTGAAAGGAATGAGACAATATCTGTTAGCGGCTGAGGGTCAGGAGAAACTTGCTCGAGAAGACAGAGTGAGGAAATCTTTGGAAGACTTAGTTAATGACCCTTTGGGCCAGAAAGTCTATTTGAGACTGGAGCAACCCCCAGTGGTGTCGTCTAATCTCGATAAAGGAAAGGGCACAGTGTTTGATTTCAGTGCTCAGACACAACGACCTTCGGAGCAAGAGAAACTTATGGCGAATGCTATTTCGGCTGGCTCTAAAACCTTGCAATCAGGGAAGGTCATCTCTCTGCCCCAAACTTTAAAGAAGCCGGCGGGTTCGACTCAATCAGAGTATCTTTTGGAAAGTTCAACGAGTTATAGTGTGGGTATCTATGATACTAGCACTTTCGGGACTATTCCTAAGAAACCCAGACAGAGAAGAAGGCCTGGAACATATACAAGAAAGGCATCTGGAAAGAAGATTGTTCAAGCGTTAACTGAAGGGACTAAGGTAGTGGGGGAAGGAGTAATTTCTGAAGGAAAGAGGAAGACACATGATGATGTCGAGCCATCTCAAAGCTCTGCAAGGTTTAAGAAACCATTGGTGGTCCCGGATGAGGGACCGTCTAGTATCTAA
- the LOC106324818 gene encoding uncharacterized protein LOC106324818 isoform X2 has protein sequence MSAETNIPSYWLNWRFFLCAVFVLTSLFLSSFLIWKYEGPRKRKKRGGGHDHDQREGTGVVYDDETWNTCVARIHPNWLLGFRVFGFVTLLGLISGNAIADGAGIFIFYTQWTFTLVTIYFGVAALVSIYKFRSDDNYQNGVSTVDEEQGSYRPPIHGENLNVFKASNGHERHNRSTRQVASTLGYIHQILFQTCAGAVLLTDGVFWFIIYPFLTSKDFNLDFFIVIMHSVNAVFLLGETFLNSLRFPLFRISYFVVWTGVFVLFQWIVHACVSFWWPYPFLDLSSSYAPLWYAAVGLMHVPCFGVFALIVKLKYMWLSKCFSEEP, from the exons ATGTCTGCGGAGACCAACATCCCAAGTTACTGGCTAAACTGGAGATTCTTCCTCTGCGCAGTCTTCGTCTTAACGTCTCTGTTTCTATCTTCTTTCCTTATTTGGAAATACGAAGGACCTAGAAAACGCAAGAAACGTGGAGGTGGTCATGATCATGATCAAAGAGAAGGAACAGGAGTTGTGTACGATGATGAAACGTGGAACACTTGTGTGGCAAGGATCCATCCGAACTGGCTTTTAGGGTTTCGAGTTTTCGGTTTTGTTACTCTTCTTGGACTCATCTCTGGTAATGCTATTGCTGATGGAGCTGGCATCTTCATCTTCTACACACA ATGGACTTTCACATTGGTCACAATCTACTTCGGG GTTGCAGCCCTTGTGTCCATATACAAATTTAGATCTGATGATAACTATCAGAACGGAGTCAGTACTGTAGATGAAGAGCAAGGGTCGTATAGACCTCCAATTCATGGCGAAAACTTGAATGTCTTTAAGGCTTCTAACGGACACGAGAGACATAATAGGTCTACACGTCAAGTAGCTTCTACATTGGGTTACATCCATCAGATTCTTTTTCAA ACTTGTGCAGGAGCTGTATTGCTTACAGATGGTGTGTTTTGGTTCATCATCTACCCTTTTCTCACATCCAAAGATTTCAATCTTGACTTT TTCATTGTGATTATGCACTCAGTCAATGCTGTTTTCCTCCTCGGTGAAACTTTCTTGAACTCTCTC CGGTTCCCATTGTTCAGGATATCATACTTTGTGGTATGGACCGGAGTATTCGTTCTATTCCAATGGATTGTTCATGCTTGTGTCTCCTTCTG GTGGCCATACCCATTCTTGGACTTGTCATCATCCTACGCCCCTTTATG GTATGCCGCCGTTGGGTTGATGCACGTACCATGCTTTGGGGTCTTTGCGTTGATTGTTAAGTTGAAGTACATGTGGCTCTCAAAATGTTTCTCAGAAGAACCATAG
- the LOC106324818 gene encoding uncharacterized protein LOC106324818 isoform X1, whose translation MKKNVFSRVDLSSFVTGSTEHTWQPTMSAETNIPSYWLNWRFFLCAVFVLTSLFLSSFLIWKYEGPRKRKKRGGGHDHDQREGTGVVYDDETWNTCVARIHPNWLLGFRVFGFVTLLGLISGNAIADGAGIFIFYTQWTFTLVTIYFGVAALVSIYKFRSDDNYQNGVSTVDEEQGSYRPPIHGENLNVFKASNGHERHNRSTRQVASTLGYIHQILFQTCAGAVLLTDGVFWFIIYPFLTSKDFNLDFFIVIMHSVNAVFLLGETFLNSLRFPLFRISYFVVWTGVFVLFQWIVHACVSFWWPYPFLDLSSSYAPLWYAAVGLMHVPCFGVFALIVKLKYMWLSKCFSEEP comes from the exons ATGAAAAAGAATGTGTTCAGCCGAGTTGATCTTTCGAGTTTTGTGACAGGTTCGACAGAGCACACGTGGCAACCAACGATGTCTGCGGAGACCAACATCCCAAGTTACTGGCTAAACTGGAGATTCTTCCTCTGCGCAGTCTTCGTCTTAACGTCTCTGTTTCTATCTTCTTTCCTTATTTGGAAATACGAAGGACCTAGAAAACGCAAGAAACGTGGAGGTGGTCATGATCATGATCAAAGAGAAGGAACAGGAGTTGTGTACGATGATGAAACGTGGAACACTTGTGTGGCAAGGATCCATCCGAACTGGCTTTTAGGGTTTCGAGTTTTCGGTTTTGTTACTCTTCTTGGACTCATCTCTGGTAATGCTATTGCTGATGGAGCTGGCATCTTCATCTTCTACACACA ATGGACTTTCACATTGGTCACAATCTACTTCGGG GTTGCAGCCCTTGTGTCCATATACAAATTTAGATCTGATGATAACTATCAGAACGGAGTCAGTACTGTAGATGAAGAGCAAGGGTCGTATAGACCTCCAATTCATGGCGAAAACTTGAATGTCTTTAAGGCTTCTAACGGACACGAGAGACATAATAGGTCTACACGTCAAGTAGCTTCTACATTGGGTTACATCCATCAGATTCTTTTTCAA ACTTGTGCAGGAGCTGTATTGCTTACAGATGGTGTGTTTTGGTTCATCATCTACCCTTTTCTCACATCCAAAGATTTCAATCTTGACTTT TTCATTGTGATTATGCACTCAGTCAATGCTGTTTTCCTCCTCGGTGAAACTTTCTTGAACTCTCTC CGGTTCCCATTGTTCAGGATATCATACTTTGTGGTATGGACCGGAGTATTCGTTCTATTCCAATGGATTGTTCATGCTTGTGTCTCCTTCTG GTGGCCATACCCATTCTTGGACTTGTCATCATCCTACGCCCCTTTATG GTATGCCGCCGTTGGGTTGATGCACGTACCATGCTTTGGGGTCTTTGCGTTGATTGTTAAGTTGAAGTACATGTGGCTCTCAAAATGTTTCTCAGAAGAACCATAG